One stretch of Bordetella avium DNA includes these proteins:
- a CDS encoding ABC transporter substrate-binding protein: MRVTPLKALAATAVLSVFAGAVHAAPQCEVKGPVKFGGMNWESNLVLVDVERFILEKGYGCQTEVLPTETLPALAALERGDLDINTEIWLNSVADPWEKAEKTGKVKRVGDLYMGGEGWFIPRYTAERYPELKSAADLPKFKDKFKDPEEPGKGRFYGCPAGWGCEVTSNNLFHALKLDDSFTLYSPGTGAAQKAALTSAYKRKQDVVFYYWYPTPLVGSMDLVKLEMPPYDAEKHKCLTSPKCEKPEASAYPENPVFTALNSNFAKKAPQLTEFFSKVSLPREQMDETLAHMESSGDDASEVAQWFLKNKAEVWKKWVPTEVAARVQSAL; the protein is encoded by the coding sequence ATGCGTGTTACCCCCCTGAAAGCCCTGGCCGCAACGGCCGTTCTTTCTGTGTTCGCTGGCGCAGTTCATGCCGCGCCCCAATGTGAAGTGAAAGGCCCCGTCAAGTTCGGCGGCATGAACTGGGAATCCAACCTGGTTCTGGTCGATGTCGAGCGTTTCATCCTCGAAAAAGGTTACGGCTGCCAAACCGAAGTGCTGCCTACGGAAACCTTGCCCGCTCTGGCGGCTCTGGAGCGTGGCGATCTGGACATCAATACCGAGATCTGGCTTAACAGCGTGGCCGATCCCTGGGAAAAGGCCGAAAAAACCGGCAAGGTCAAGCGGGTGGGCGATCTCTACATGGGAGGGGAGGGCTGGTTTATTCCCCGTTACACGGCCGAACGTTATCCGGAGCTGAAGTCGGCGGCCGATCTGCCTAAGTTCAAAGACAAGTTCAAAGATCCCGAAGAGCCGGGTAAAGGCCGCTTTTATGGCTGCCCGGCGGGTTGGGGATGCGAGGTCACCAGCAACAACCTGTTCCATGCGCTCAAACTGGACGACAGCTTCACGCTGTATTCGCCCGGTACCGGCGCCGCACAGAAGGCGGCGTTGACGTCGGCGTACAAACGCAAGCAGGACGTGGTGTTTTACTACTGGTATCCGACGCCCTTGGTGGGCTCGATGGACCTGGTAAAGCTTGAAATGCCGCCTTATGACGCGGAAAAGCATAAGTGCCTGACCTCGCCCAAGTGCGAAAAACCCGAGGCCAGCGCCTATCCCGAGAATCCGGTGTTTACGGCGCTTAATAGCAATTTCGCCAAGAAGGCGCCGCAGTTGACCGAGTTTTTCTCCAAAGTATCGCTACCGCGTGAGCAGATGGACGAAACGCTTGCACATATGGAGTCCTCCGGCGACGACGCTTCCGAAGTGGCTCAATGGTTCCTCAAGAACAAGGCTGAAGTCTGGAAGAAGTGGGTGCCCACCGAGGTGGCTGCCCGAGTGCAATCTGCACTTTGA
- the rpmG gene encoding 50S ribosomal protein L33, with product MAKGIREKIKLESTAGTGHFYTTTKNKRNMPEKMLIKKFDPVARKHVDYKETKLK from the coding sequence ATGGCCAAAGGTATCCGCGAAAAGATCAAGCTCGAGTCGACCGCCGGCACGGGCCATTTCTACACGACCACCAAGAACAAGCGCAACATGCCCGAGAAGATGCTGATCAAGAAATTTGATCCGGTCGCTCGCAAGCACGTCGACTACAAGGAAACCAAGCTGAAGTAA
- a CDS encoding quaternary amine ABC transporter ATP-binding protein yields MSKIEVKNIYKIFGPHPKQCLQAAQDGVSKEALLAETGHTLGLRNISLSIEEGSIFVIMGLSGSGKSTLIRHFNRLIEPSAGQILVDGVDVVSLNKRDLETFRQKKMSMVFQRFGLFPHRTVLDNAAYGLAVQGVSRAEREQRARHWLEQVGLSGFESQHPHQLSGGMQQRVGLARALATDAEILLMDEAFSALDPLIRREMQDHLLQLQAKLNKTIVFITHDLDEALRLGNRIAILKDGELVQEGTPEDILLSPADDYVQAFLQDVNRTKVLNAAHAVNPARLTLTMRSRPGHALDRMRALSYEYAPVLDGKRLAGVLTEAAALQAQSEGARDVSRYVEDLASVPATAGLDEVLQHLVHSDQPVAVTGEDDEFIGMLSRKKVVDLVAPVVADNNEAAAQALEAAAEPEGRN; encoded by the coding sequence ATGAGCAAGATTGAAGTCAAGAATATCTACAAGATCTTTGGTCCTCATCCAAAGCAATGCCTGCAGGCTGCGCAGGATGGCGTCAGCAAAGAAGCTTTGCTGGCCGAAACGGGGCACACCCTGGGTCTGCGCAATATCAGCCTGTCGATCGAAGAAGGCAGCATCTTCGTCATCATGGGGCTGTCGGGTTCCGGGAAATCCACCTTGATTCGCCATTTCAATCGTCTGATCGAGCCGAGCGCCGGGCAGATCTTGGTCGATGGGGTGGATGTGGTCAGCCTTAACAAGCGCGATCTGGAAACATTCCGCCAGAAGAAAATGAGTATGGTGTTTCAGCGCTTTGGCCTGTTTCCGCACCGCACGGTGCTGGATAACGCGGCCTATGGACTGGCCGTGCAGGGGGTGTCGCGCGCCGAACGCGAACAGCGTGCTCGCCATTGGTTGGAGCAGGTGGGTCTGAGTGGTTTCGAGTCCCAGCATCCCCATCAGCTTTCGGGGGGGATGCAGCAGCGCGTCGGCTTGGCGCGAGCGCTGGCCACTGACGCCGAAATCCTCTTGATGGATGAGGCTTTTTCCGCGCTCGATCCCCTGATCCGCCGTGAGATGCAAGATCATTTGCTGCAATTGCAGGCCAAACTCAACAAGACGATAGTATTCATCACGCACGATCTTGATGAGGCCTTGCGCCTGGGCAACCGCATTGCGATTCTCAAGGATGGGGAGCTGGTGCAGGAGGGCACGCCGGAAGATATTCTGCTCAGCCCGGCTGATGATTATGTTCAGGCCTTTCTTCAGGACGTGAATCGCACCAAGGTCTTGAACGCCGCGCATGCGGTCAATCCGGCGCGTTTGACCCTGACCATGCGCTCGCGTCCCGGCCATGCCTTGGATCGCATGCGGGCGCTTAGTTACGAGTATGCGCCTGTGCTGGATGGTAAGCGGCTTGCCGGTGTCCTGACTGAAGCGGCGGCCTTGCAGGCCCAGAGCGAGGGCGCGCGAGACGTATCCCGTTATGTCGAGGACCTGGCCTCCGTGCCTGCGACGGCAGGCCTCGATGAGGTGTTGCAGCATCTGGTGCATAGCGACCAGCCTGTGGCCGTGACGGGCGAGGATGATGAGTTCATCGGCATGTTGTCACGCAAAAAAGTCGTCGATCTGGTCGCTCCGGTTGTGGCCGACAACAACGAGGCCGCCGCGCAGGCTCTGGAGGCTGCCGCCGAGCCCGAGGGGCGCAACTGA
- a CDS encoding Bcr/CflA family multidrug efflux MFS transporter codes for MPGWLILMGALTAIGPFSIDMYLPAFPTIAQSMEVPRGDVERTLAAYLIGMAMAQIVYGPLADRFGRKLPMMVGLALYILASVACALAGNIEALTGWRVIQALGGAAGVVIPRAVIRDHYDTQDAARAMSLLMLIMGLAPILAPLAGGQLLAFVGWRSLFWLMALAGAAMLISVIGIMKESLPAERAIPLRWGTILGNYAALLSHRSFIAHSLAGGLGQAGMFAYIVGSPQIFIELYGVPPQYYGLLFGANAAALIIGSQVSARLLRRLAPPTLQRRAQNALALASLAAVAFTLGGLMSLPLLMACLIGYMFSQGFVNPNSAALALSEQGRRLGAASAMLGTLQLSCGALAGLLISIWQMQSALPLTTVLAACACLSWVAGRVARHGT; via the coding sequence ATGCCCGGCTGGCTGATCCTGATGGGCGCCCTGACTGCAATCGGACCGTTCTCCATCGATATGTATCTGCCGGCGTTTCCCACGATCGCCCAGAGCATGGAGGTGCCGCGCGGCGATGTCGAGCGCACGCTGGCTGCCTATCTCATAGGCATGGCCATGGCGCAGATCGTGTATGGCCCGCTTGCAGATCGTTTCGGACGCAAACTGCCCATGATGGTAGGGCTCGCGCTTTACATCTTGGCTTCAGTAGCTTGTGCACTCGCGGGAAATATCGAAGCCCTGACAGGTTGGCGTGTGATCCAGGCTTTAGGCGGTGCGGCTGGCGTCGTGATTCCGCGCGCCGTGATCCGCGACCACTACGATACCCAGGACGCTGCGCGGGCCATGTCCTTGCTCATGCTGATCATGGGCCTTGCGCCTATTCTTGCGCCCTTGGCTGGCGGGCAATTACTGGCGTTCGTGGGCTGGCGCAGCCTGTTCTGGCTGATGGCCCTGGCGGGCGCGGCCATGCTGATCAGTGTCATCGGCATCATGAAAGAATCCCTGCCCGCCGAACGCGCAATACCACTGCGCTGGGGCACGATTCTGGGCAATTACGCCGCCCTGCTCTCGCACCGCTCATTTATTGCGCACAGCCTGGCAGGCGGGCTGGGCCAGGCCGGAATGTTCGCCTATATTGTGGGCTCGCCACAGATATTCATCGAATTGTATGGCGTGCCGCCGCAGTATTACGGCCTGCTGTTCGGCGCGAATGCGGCCGCTCTCATTATTGGCTCCCAGGTCAGCGCGCGCCTTTTGCGCCGGCTTGCTCCCCCCACCTTGCAACGCCGCGCGCAGAACGCCCTGGCACTGGCCAGCCTGGCTGCGGTCGCGTTCACCCTGGGCGGCCTCATGAGCTTGCCGCTTTTAATGGCCTGTCTGATCGGCTATATGTTCAGCCAGGGTTTCGTGAACCCTAACTCTGCCGCGCTGGCGCTTTCCGAACAGGGGCGACGCCTAGGCGCCGCGTCCGCCATGCTGGGCACGCTGCAATTGTCTTGTGGCGCGCTGGCGGGCCTGCTGATCAGTATCTGGCAGATGCAAAGCGCCTTGCCCCTGACCACGGTGCTCGCCGCCTGCGCCTGCCTCTCCTGGGTGGCCGGACGCGTGGCCCGGCACGGCACTTGA
- a CDS encoding GNAT family N-acetyltransferase has translation MTFDISFRQARPEDADRCYEIEIAAYEGDEAATREKIALRIDQCPQGFLIMERAGRIMGFINSGCAHDVVMSDEAFKQLLGHDPEAVNVVIMSVVLDPAEQGRGYSTRLMATFVQRMRDQGKATIHLMCKAHHIELYRRFGYQYVKPSESDHGGMAWHEMLMVL, from the coding sequence ATGACTTTCGACATTTCCTTTCGCCAGGCCAGGCCTGAAGACGCCGATCGTTGCTATGAGATCGAGATAGCCGCCTACGAAGGTGATGAGGCGGCGACACGCGAGAAAATCGCCTTGCGCATCGATCAGTGTCCGCAAGGCTTCTTGATCATGGAAAGGGCAGGCCGGATCATGGGTTTTATCAATTCCGGTTGCGCCCACGACGTGGTCATGTCGGATGAAGCGTTCAAGCAGTTGCTCGGCCATGACCCGGAGGCGGTCAACGTTGTGATCATGTCCGTCGTGCTTGATCCGGCAGAGCAGGGCCGGGGCTATTCAACACGCTTGATGGCGACTTTTGTCCAGAGGATGCGAGATCAGGGCAAGGCGACGATTCATCTGATGTGCAAGGCGCATCATATTGAGCTGTACCGCAGGTTTGGCTATCAATATGTTAAGCCGTCTGAGTCGGATCATGGCGGCATGGCCTGGCACGAAATGCTGATGGTGCTATAA
- the bktB gene encoding beta-ketothiolase BktB, with amino-acid sequence MKEVIIAAGVRTAIGDFGGALKDVTPCDLGTTVIREALNRAGVRGDEVGHVAVGHVINTEARDMYLSRVAAINAGIGKETPAFNVNRLCGSGLQAVVSAAQGIMLGDAEIAVAAGAESMSRAPYIAPSQRWGARMGDSVMIDMMTGALTDPFGRMHMGVTAENVAARFGVSRADQDALAVESHRRASAAIAAGYFKDQIVPVTIKTRKGEVVFERDEHVRDDVTATDLGRLKPVFQKESGTVTAGNASGLNDGAAALVLMERSVAERRGVKPLARLVAYAHAGVDPEIMGIGPVPATQAVLKRAGLTVDQLDVIEANEAFAAQACAVTRELKLDPAKVNPNGSGISLGHPIGATGAIITVKALYELQRVQGRYALVTMCIGGGQGIAAVFERL; translated from the coding sequence ATGAAAGAGGTCATCATTGCCGCAGGCGTGCGTACCGCAATCGGAGATTTCGGGGGCGCGTTGAAAGACGTGACGCCCTGTGATCTCGGCACGACCGTAATCCGGGAAGCGCTCAACCGCGCCGGTGTCCGGGGAGATGAGGTCGGGCATGTCGCCGTTGGTCATGTGATCAACACCGAAGCGCGTGATATGTATCTGTCGCGCGTGGCTGCGATCAACGCGGGCATAGGCAAGGAAACGCCGGCTTTCAATGTTAACCGGCTGTGTGGTTCCGGTCTGCAGGCCGTCGTGTCGGCAGCGCAAGGCATTATGCTGGGCGACGCCGAAATTGCCGTGGCGGCAGGTGCCGAGAGTATGAGCCGTGCGCCTTATATCGCTCCTTCCCAGCGCTGGGGCGCGCGCATGGGAGATAGCGTGATGATCGATATGATGACCGGTGCGCTCACCGACCCGTTCGGACGCATGCATATGGGCGTGACTGCCGAGAATGTGGCAGCCCGCTTCGGTGTCAGCCGCGCCGACCAGGATGCGCTGGCGGTCGAGTCACATCGCCGTGCCAGCGCGGCCATCGCAGCAGGCTATTTCAAGGACCAGATTGTTCCGGTCACGATCAAGACGCGTAAGGGTGAGGTCGTCTTTGAGCGGGATGAGCATGTGCGCGACGACGTCACGGCTACAGACCTCGGCCGTCTCAAGCCGGTATTCCAGAAAGAAAGTGGAACGGTGACGGCGGGCAATGCTTCGGGCTTGAACGATGGCGCCGCCGCACTGGTGCTGATGGAGCGCAGCGTCGCCGAGCGGCGCGGCGTCAAGCCGCTGGCCCGGCTGGTGGCTTATGCCCATGCCGGTGTCGATCCGGAAATCATGGGCATTGGCCCGGTTCCTGCGACACAGGCCGTGCTAAAGCGTGCAGGCCTGACTGTGGATCAGCTTGATGTGATCGAGGCCAATGAAGCATTCGCCGCTCAGGCCTGTGCCGTGACGCGCGAACTCAAGCTCGACCCGGCCAAGGTCAATCCCAATGGCAGCGGTATCAGTCTGGGCCACCCCATCGGTGCAACTGGCGCCATCATTACTGTCAAGGCGCTGTATGAGTTGCAGCGGGTGCAGGGCCGCTATGCGCTGGTGACGATGTGCATCGGCGGCGGCCAAGGTATCGCCGCCGTGTTCGAGCGTCTCTGA
- the rpmB gene encoding 50S ribosomal protein L28, whose product MARVCQVTGKGPMVGNNVSHANNKTKRRFLPNLQSRRFWVESENRWVRLRVTAKAIRTIDKNGIDAVLADLRARGEAV is encoded by the coding sequence ATGGCACGTGTTTGCCAAGTAACCGGCAAAGGCCCGATGGTGGGCAACAACGTTTCGCACGCCAACAACAAGACCAAGCGTCGCTTCCTGCCCAACCTGCAGTCGCGCCGTTTCTGGGTTGAGAGCGAAAACCGCTGGGTTCGTCTGCGCGTGACGGCCAAGGCCATCCGCACGATCGACAAGAACGGCATCGACGCCGTGCTGGCCGACCTGCGCGCTCGCGGCGAAGCAGTCTAA
- a CDS encoding ABC transporter permease, whose protein sequence is MFPEWIPAKAVRGAIDGFVDHLVTNYADTLEALASPVLKVLIWLEQLLRTSPWWSVVLATIVIAWLVSRRIGFSLAMGALLCVLGLLGLWDAGMQTLALMIMAAGLSVMIGIPVGIVMARVNWLRSIMLPVLDVMQTMPSFVYLIPVVMLFGLGKIPALIATVIYAVPPLIRLTDLGIRLVDREVLEASRAFGANSRQQLFGVQLPLALPNIMAGVNQTTMMALSMVVIASMIGARGLGYEVLLGINRLEVGRGLVAGLGIVVLAVLFDRITQSYGQRVRVGGQR, encoded by the coding sequence ATGTTTCCTGAATGGATACCCGCCAAAGCTGTGCGCGGGGCAATCGACGGTTTCGTCGATCATCTGGTTACGAATTACGCCGATACCCTTGAAGCCCTGGCCAGTCCGGTGCTCAAGGTGCTGATCTGGCTTGAACAACTGCTGCGCACGTCGCCCTGGTGGTCTGTCGTGCTGGCCACCATCGTCATCGCCTGGCTGGTGAGCCGGCGTATCGGCTTTAGCCTGGCCATGGGGGCGCTGCTGTGCGTGCTGGGTTTACTTGGCCTGTGGGATGCCGGGATGCAGACGCTGGCGCTGATGATCATGGCCGCCGGGCTTTCGGTGATGATCGGTATCCCGGTGGGGATCGTGATGGCGCGTGTGAACTGGTTGCGCTCGATCATGTTGCCGGTGCTGGACGTGATGCAGACCATGCCGAGTTTTGTTTATCTGATTCCGGTTGTCATGCTGTTTGGCCTGGGCAAAATCCCCGCCCTGATCGCCACGGTGATCTATGCCGTCCCGCCCTTGATCCGCCTCACTGATCTGGGCATCCGCTTGGTGGACAGAGAGGTGCTTGAGGCGTCTCGTGCCTTCGGCGCCAATTCGCGCCAACAATTATTCGGCGTGCAACTGCCGCTGGCTTTGCCCAATATCATGGCTGGCGTGAACCAGACCACGATGATGGCGCTTTCGATGGTGGTCATCGCGTCCATGATTGGTGCGCGTGGGCTGGGCTATGAGGTGTTGCTGGGTATCAATCGTCTGGAAGTCGGCCGTGGCCTGGTGGCAGGGCTGGGCATTGTGGTGCTGGCAGTGCTGTTCGACCGCATCACGCAATCGTATGGGCAGCGCGTGCGGGTAGGAGGCCAGCGATGA
- a CDS encoding class I SAM-dependent methyltransferase produces the protein MLSVVERKLTALPVSVQLQMPDGTVLGPPDAKVRFTARDKGALAHLAEGAVGVLGQDYVEGRVEIQGSMRDVMDAAAALLPGSPVEAARGGWLTDLIRKVTSVWRHSVERDAKQIEFHYDLSDDFYALWLDPRRVYSCAYYREPDMTLAQAQEAKLDLICRKLRLHEGERFLDVGAGWGGLLLWAAENYGVDATGITLSRNQHAHVNRLIEAKGLSGRVRMELLDYRKLDVSKPYDKIASVGMFEHVGRAQLPAYFTKLRSLVKPGGLIMNHGITAAGVYNAELGSGMGEFIEKYIFPGGELTHISSVLEAVTAGGLEACDVENLRPHYARTLWAWSDELEVRLDEARQILSGEQGARSLRAYRLYLAGCAMAFQYGWIALHQVLVSTPASGAPNELDYPPDRQYPWRREYMFESPKA, from the coding sequence TTGCTTTCTGTAGTCGAACGCAAGCTCACCGCTCTGCCGGTGTCCGTGCAATTGCAAATGCCTGATGGAACTGTTTTGGGGCCGCCTGATGCCAAGGTGCGCTTTACCGCTCGCGACAAGGGGGCGCTCGCTCACTTGGCCGAAGGGGCGGTTGGCGTATTGGGCCAGGATTATGTCGAGGGCCGTGTTGAAATTCAGGGCAGTATGCGAGATGTCATGGATGCCGCTGCTGCGCTGCTCCCGGGCTCTCCCGTCGAGGCAGCGCGTGGTGGTTGGCTGACCGACCTGATACGCAAAGTGACGTCGGTATGGCGGCACTCTGTCGAGCGCGACGCCAAACAGATCGAATTTCATTACGATCTTTCGGATGATTTTTATGCGCTGTGGCTAGACCCGCGCCGCGTCTACTCCTGCGCTTACTATCGCGAACCAGATATGACGCTGGCCCAGGCGCAAGAGGCCAAGCTGGACCTCATCTGCCGCAAGCTGCGTCTGCATGAGGGCGAGCGTTTTCTGGATGTTGGCGCCGGCTGGGGCGGCCTGCTTCTCTGGGCTGCCGAGAATTACGGCGTGGATGCCACCGGCATTACGCTTTCACGTAACCAGCATGCCCATGTAAACCGTCTGATTGAAGCCAAAGGGCTATCTGGCCGGGTGCGCATGGAGTTGCTGGATTATCGCAAGCTCGACGTCAGCAAGCCCTACGACAAGATTGCTTCGGTGGGCATGTTCGAGCACGTGGGCCGTGCGCAACTGCCCGCCTATTTCACCAAATTGCGCAGCCTGGTCAAGCCGGGCGGCCTCATCATGAATCACGGCATTACTGCTGCGGGCGTTTATAACGCGGAGCTGGGCAGCGGTATGGGCGAATTCATCGAGAAATATATCTTTCCTGGCGGCGAGTTGACGCATATCAGCAGCGTCCTGGAAGCGGTCACGGCAGGGGGGCTAGAGGCTTGCGATGTCGAGAATCTGCGTCCGCATTATGCGCGCACCCTCTGGGCGTGGAGTGACGAACTCGAGGTGCGGCTGGACGAGGCGCGCCAGATACTCTCTGGCGAGCAGGGGGCCCGTTCCTTGCGCGCCTATCGGCTCTATCTCGCAGGTTGCGCGATGGCGTTCCAATATGGTTGGATCGCCTTGCACCAGGTGCTGGTGAGTACGCCCGCAAGCGGCGCGCCCAACGAGTTGGATTACCCGCCTGATCGCCAGTATCCGTGGCGGCGCGAATATATGTTCGAATCGCCCAAGGCCTGA
- a CDS encoding SulP family inorganic anion transporter → MAGLLGALLVLPQGMAFALLAGLPPQYGLYTAIVPCVIAGLFGSSRHVLSGPTNANSLALFAVLAPMAVPGSPGYIELALAVTVMVGLLQLAVSLLRLGGLANFISPAALFGFTSGAAILIALHAVKDAFGIAGGHGLAETFSALFAGQVSIGAVVVTLVTMTCALAVRRWDRRRPHMLAGLIAGTAAGWLAQRYGFDVTALGPIARPLPPLHVPDVDWQRLPDMLGVAVPLTIVALAQSISIAKAVAQRSGQTIDPNREFFGQGLSNVVGGFFSCYLSCGSLNRSMPNYEAGARTPLAAVFSALILVALVFLSAPLLAHIPYAAIAGLLILVAWTLLDVARWRWLARVNRNEAAIAAATLAATLFIRMEVAILLGALLSVTAYLYRTSRPAMRVMGIDANDPARHFIVREGNASALPECPQLCLLRMEGSVYFGAAAYVEDRLADLRASGQHHLLVMTKSMNFIDQAGAQVWEDELKRRRAMGGDLYFHRPRPEVIATWQRTGFLQRLGEDHVFPDKTTAIASIYRRLDPEVCKTCRARCFLECSDVQSGQIGKAAPPVIEGETPKRA, encoded by the coding sequence ATGGCCGGTCTGCTTGGCGCCTTGCTGGTGCTGCCGCAGGGCATGGCCTTCGCGCTTCTGGCTGGATTGCCGCCGCAATACGGTCTTTACACCGCCATCGTGCCTTGTGTGATTGCAGGCTTGTTTGGTTCCAGCCGGCATGTCTTGTCGGGTCCCACAAACGCCAACTCGCTCGCTTTATTTGCGGTGCTTGCGCCGATGGCGGTGCCGGGTTCACCAGGCTATATCGAGTTGGCGCTCGCCGTCACGGTGATGGTCGGTCTTTTGCAATTGGCCGTGAGTTTGCTGCGTCTGGGCGGCTTGGCCAATTTCATTTCGCCGGCGGCCTTGTTCGGTTTCACCAGCGGCGCGGCGATATTGATCGCACTGCATGCCGTGAAAGACGCTTTTGGCATCGCTGGCGGGCATGGTCTGGCGGAAACGTTTAGCGCCTTGTTCGCAGGGCAGGTCAGCATTGGCGCTGTCGTCGTCACCCTGGTCACGATGACCTGCGCGCTTGCAGTGCGCCGCTGGGACCGGCGGCGACCGCATATGTTGGCCGGCCTGATCGCCGGAACGGCCGCCGGGTGGTTGGCGCAGCGCTATGGTTTCGATGTGACCGCTCTGGGGCCGATCGCCCGGCCGCTGCCGCCCCTGCACGTTCCCGATGTGGATTGGCAGCGCCTGCCGGATATGCTGGGTGTGGCGGTGCCGCTGACTATCGTCGCGTTGGCGCAATCGATCTCGATTGCCAAGGCGGTTGCGCAACGCTCTGGGCAAACTATCGATCCGAATCGCGAGTTTTTCGGGCAGGGCTTGTCCAATGTGGTGGGAGGCTTTTTCTCCTGTTATCTGTCTTGCGGCTCATTGAACCGTTCAATGCCGAATTACGAGGCCGGCGCGCGTACGCCTTTGGCTGCCGTGTTCTCGGCATTGATCCTGGTGGCGCTGGTGTTTCTCAGTGCCCCCTTGCTCGCCCATATTCCTTATGCCGCGATTGCCGGGCTGCTGATTCTGGTGGCCTGGACACTGCTGGATGTTGCTCGCTGGCGTTGGTTGGCCCGCGTGAACCGCAACGAAGCGGCAATCGCTGCCGCCACCTTGGCCGCGACGCTGTTCATTCGCATGGAGGTCGCCATTTTGTTGGGCGCCCTGCTATCTGTGACGGCCTATCTTTATCGCACGTCGCGCCCGGCGATGCGCGTGATGGGTATTGATGCCAACGATCCCGCACGCCATTTCATCGTGCGCGAAGGAAACGCCTCCGCCTTGCCGGAGTGTCCCCAGCTCTGCCTGTTGCGTATGGAGGGATCGGTGTACTTTGGTGCGGCAGCTTATGTTGAAGACCGCTTGGCCGATCTGCGTGCCAGCGGTCAACACCATCTACTGGTCATGACCAAGAGCATGAATTTTATTGATCAGGCCGGGGCCCAGGTTTGGGAGGATGAACTTAAGCGTCGTCGTGCGATGGGGGGCGATTTGTATTTTCATCGTCCTCGCCCCGAGGTCATTGCCACCTGGCAGCGCACGGGCTTTCTCCAACGCTTGGGCGAGGATCATGTTTTTCCCGACAAGACGACGGCCATCGCCAGTATTTATCGCCGACTTGATCCTGAGGTATGCAAGACCTGTCGGGCACGCTGTTTTCTCGAGTGCTCCGATGTTCAGTCTGGCCAGATCGGCAAAGCGGCGCCGCCCGTCATCGAGGGTGAGACGCCGAAGCGGGCCTGA
- a CDS encoding ABC transporter substrate-binding protein produces MRLLLLLCLLLSTLARADNAAPILVGELPDDGPDAGFQAGWRLALDDINRAGGVMGRPLTVKPLDPNSGPGDAVALFDGAGSAQALAHARQAAAWRLPYLAAAASSDRLVWQEGNPYTFRLPPSTRMRVAALAPRALGLRQKRWAIVYPTTLPGEEAAATFGAMMTAFQSKTEVVSRLPVEPSGINPQLMQTLAESRPQALMVALRGQDLAQFLHLLAKAPLPAVVILHGEDLPADSPPGWISATYSHRLPESQAAFSAAYQAAQGQTPTKRALQGYIALHSLAEALRAAQSTDAEKLIEALEGLKLDTPAGPIQYRKIDHQATLGLHLAVTGDNGEPEQLQFIDGVRLQLPDTLARRMREPARPPVEEHTAAGHAPPVAPKTVSDLTGAAADQARFGVSPSMTGGAALPIWPD; encoded by the coding sequence ATGCGCTTACTCTTGCTGCTCTGCCTCTTGCTGTCGACGCTCGCCCGTGCCGACAATGCTGCACCCATTCTTGTGGGAGAACTCCCTGACGATGGACCGGACGCCGGTTTTCAGGCCGGCTGGCGTCTGGCGCTCGATGACATCAACCGCGCTGGCGGCGTCATGGGACGGCCGCTTACGGTAAAACCTCTGGACCCGAACAGCGGACCCGGCGATGCGGTGGCGCTATTTGACGGCGCAGGCTCCGCACAGGCCCTCGCGCACGCCCGGCAAGCCGCCGCCTGGCGCCTGCCCTATCTCGCCGCCGCCGCCAGCAGCGACCGCCTGGTCTGGCAGGAGGGCAACCCCTACACCTTCCGCCTGCCACCCTCCACGCGCATGCGCGTCGCCGCACTGGCGCCGCGCGCGCTCGGCCTGCGCCAAAAACGCTGGGCCATCGTCTACCCGACAACCCTTCCAGGCGAAGAAGCCGCGGCCACCTTCGGCGCGATGATGACGGCATTCCAATCCAAGACCGAAGTCGTGAGCAGACTGCCCGTTGAACCATCGGGCATCAACCCTCAGCTGATGCAGACGCTTGCCGAAAGCCGCCCCCAAGCCCTGATGGTCGCTTTGCGGGGCCAGGATTTGGCGCAATTCCTTCATCTGCTGGCGAAAGCGCCCCTACCGGCTGTCGTCATACTGCACGGCGAAGACCTGCCCGCAGACTCCCCCCCTGGCTGGATAAGCGCTACCTACAGCCACAGGCTGCCGGAAAGCCAGGCAGCCTTTAGCGCCGCCTACCAGGCTGCACAAGGCCAGACGCCCACCAAACGGGCACTCCAAGGCTATATCGCCTTGCATAGCCTGGCCGAAGCGCTGCGGGCCGCGCAATCCACCGATGCCGAAAAGCTCATTGAAGCGCTGGAGGGCCTCAAACTCGACACCCCGGCTGGCCCTATTCAGTACCGCAAGATCGACCATCAAGCCACCCTCGGTCTGCACCTGGCGGTGACCGGCGACAACGGGGAGCCGGAACAACTGCAATTTATCGACGGTGTCAGGCTACAACTGCCCGATACCCTGGCGCGCCGCATGCGCGAGCCTGCCAGGCCGCCCGTGGAGGAACATACCGCCGCCGGACATGCACCACCCGTTGCGCCGAAAACGGTTTCCGATCTGACAGGAGCGGCGGCCGATCAGGCCCGCTTCGGCGTCTCACCCTCGATGACGGGCGGCGCCGCTTTGCCGATCTGGCCAGACTGA